A window of the Xenopus laevis strain J_2021 chromosome 9_10L, Xenopus_laevis_v10.1, whole genome shotgun sequence genome harbors these coding sequences:
- the fasn.L gene encoding fatty acid synthase, whose product MEDIVIAGMSGRLPESNNLQEFWDNLIQGVDMVTEDDRRWKPGLYGLPRRNGKLKELDKFDAAFFGVHPKQAHTMDPQLRLLLEICYEAIVDAGINPNELRGTNTGVWVGVSGSEAGEAFSRDPEELLGYSMTGCQRAMFANRISYFFNFKGPSLSIDTACSSSLLALENAYKAIQHGQCNAAIVAGVNVLLKPNTSVQFMKLGMLSPDGACKSFDASGNGYCRSEAAVAVLVTKKSLAKRLYSTILNAGSNTDGFKEQGVTFPSGAVQQELLISLYKEAGIQPSQVEYLEAHGTGTKVGDPQEVNGIVGVLCDSTREPLLLGSTKSNMGHPEPASGLAALAKVILSLEHGVWAPNLHYKTPNPDIPALQEGLVQVVTEPTPVKGGIVGINSFGFGGSNVHIILKPNEKKPSGVASVEVPRLVLACGRTEKAVETIIQQSREPTADNTFVNLLNDISGIPPSSMPHRGYTLVKTDSDIKEIQQAQVSGRPLWYICSGMGTQWKGMGHSLMKLDIFHQSILRSDEALKGTGLKVSELLLNADDKTFEDTLHAFVGLAAIQIAQIDMLKAMKLEPDGIVGHSVGELACGYADNSLSHSEAILAAYWRGRCIKEAHLPPGGMAAVGLTWAECKIQCPEGVVPACHNSEDTVTISGPKDSVREFVADLKSKGVFAKEVQSAGVAFHSYYMEAIAPSLLSALKKIITPKPRSSRWISTSIPESQWNSDLAKFSSADYHVNNLVSPVLFQEGLQIIPENAVVVEIAPHALLQAVLRRSLKPTNTILPLMKKGHSNNLEFFLTNIGKVYMNGINVEANNIFPRVEYPAPAGTSLISPLIMWDHSQTWDVPKAEDFPAGSGGSTSTTVYNIDMNPDSPDIFMNGHCIDGRVLYPATGYLVLAWRTLARSLGVVMEQTPVIFEDVTIHRATILPKTGIIQLEVRLMPASKRFEVSENGNLTASGKISVMEENVLNNFQNQLMDSLDKDEDIDSELPLSDKDIYKELRLRGYDYGPSFQGIIESNSRGDKGKLLWNGNWVTFTDTMLQMMVLGLKGRSLRLPTRILSVGIDPTVQKDHVFLHKGDREAVHVAVNSCLDRIVAGGVQILGLHATTAPRRQQQQTPPILEKFVFSPYFEEECLSDNNYLHYQLQQCSGKIHELESKVAQHGLKLEIPELKAPEPTKGVPKADALNKGLLHVLSEICNLELNGNLQSDLELMLIKEKDQLRNDPLLNGLLDSPQLKTCLDIVLENGNPQQMKIVEALAENGRLFSYVPALLNTQPMLQLDYIATDSASEVLSSLEENLKEFGGSVEQWDPMGTAPSTLTNADLLVCNNSLHHLRNPQQAFINMTATVKEGGFILLHTLLKGDMLGETIKFLNTQNAQQKEGLLSQTEWKEVFDSASLNLVAMKKSFYNSIIFLCRRQVPEQTPLFLSVEDMTCPWVKSVQEAMADSGERTIWLTSEHQTNSGIVGMVNCLRQEPGGKRIRCTFNADAETNTLSEKEKQQRLKSDLVMNVYRDGKWGCFRHIPFQKDGIQDETAFAFVNILTRGDLSSLSWVASPLQHFQPSSPSVQLCKVYYASLNFRDIMLATGKLPPDAIPGDLALQQCMLGMEFSGRDPAGRRVMGLLPAKGLATVVDADKHFLWDVPESWSLEEAASVPVVYATAYYALVVRGRIRKGESVLIHSGSGGVGQAAIAIVLSMGCQVFITVGSSQKREYLQNRFPKLDANCFANSRDTSFEQHILNRTGGKGVDLILNSLAEEKLQASLRCLARHGRFLEIGKYDLSNNSPLGMALFLKNVSFHGILLDALFEDQNKEWEDVSALLKEGIKEGVVKPLKCTVFERDDVEPAFRFMAQGKHIGKVLIKVRDEEVEQQYGSDMLQISAIPRTSFPSTKSYIITGGLGGFGLELAQWLIERGAKNLVLTSRSGIRNGYQAKQIQTWKGMGIKVLVSSKDVGSVEETVLLIEEAGQLGPVGGIFNLAMVLKDAMIENLTTQLFQDVNKPKYDGTLNLDRVSREKCPELDHFVAFSSVSCGRGNAGQSNYGFANSTMERICEKRRQDNLPGLAVQWGAIGDVGVVLETMGSNDTVIGGTLPQRIGSCMDVLDQFLNQPHPVMSSFVLAEKTLSVKSKGSSQQDLVEAVAHILGVRDINSLNPDTSLADLGLDSLMGVEVRQTLERDYDIVMAMREVRQLTINKLRELSSKPSNMEDAKTTQKSSVPPELSILDLTNLLVNPDASTTTKLNNVESAERPLFLVHPIEGSIAAFHSLASKLTIPCYGLQCTRAAPLDSIYSLASYYNQCIKQIQPEGPYLIAGYSFGACVAFEMCSQLQAQREVSQAPDSLFLFDGSHSYVAAYTQSYRAKLTPGSEAEAETEALCAFIQQFTGMEYNKLVEALLPLKDLETRVIAAVNLIIQSHKDISQEALQFAASSFFYKLKAADQYIPKNKYMGNVTLLRAKTRTEYGEGLGIDYKLSEVCDGKVSVHVIEGDHRTFLEGTGVDSIIGIIHSSLAEPRVGVREG is encoded by the exons ATGGAGGACATAGTTATTGCTGGGATGTCAGGACGCTTACCAGAGTCCAACAATCTACAGGAATTCTGGGATAATTTAATCCAAGGAGTGGACATGGTCACAGAAGATGACAGAAGGTGGAAACCAG GACTGTATGGCTTGCCTAGAAGAAACGGGAAATTAAAGGAACTTGATAAATTTGATGCTGCCTTCTTTGGTGTTCATCCCAAGCAAGCTCACACTATGGATCCCCAGTTACGATTGCTCCTAGAGATTTGTTACGAAGCCATTGTAGATGCGG GCATCAATCCAAATGAGCTTCGTGGCACAAACACAGGAGTGTGGGTGGGTGTAAGTGGATCAGAAGCAGGAGAAGCCTTTAGCCGAGACCCAGAAGAATTGCTGGGGTACAGTATGACTGGATGCCAACGAGCTATGTTTGCCAATCGCATCTCTTACTTCTTCAACTTTAAAG GACCCAGTTTATCTATAGATACAGCCTGCTCCTCCAGTTTGTTGGCTTTAGAAAATGCATACAAGGCTATTCAGCATGGACAATGCAATGCAGCTATTGTAGCAGGAGTCAATGTGCTGTTGAAACCCAACACTTCAGTGCAGTTCATGAAACTTGGTATGCTGAGTCCTGATGGGGCCTGCAAGTCCTTTGATGCTTCAG GAAATGGGTACTGTCGCTCTGAAGCTGCAGTTGCTGTTCTTGTCACCAAAAAATCTTTGGCTAAACGACTGTATTCCACCATATTGAACGCAGGAAGCAATACCGATGGCTTCAAAGAACAAG GAGTCACTTTCCCGTCTGGTGCTGTGCAGCAAGAGCTACTGATCTCCTTATACAAAGAGGCTGGGATCCAGCCAAGTCAAGTTGAATATTTGGAAGCCCACGGCACAGGCACCAAG gttgGAGATCCACAGGAAGTAAATGGAATTGTTGGTGTGCTTTGTGATTCAACCCGCGAACCATTGTTATTAGGCTCTACTAAGTCAAACATGGGCCACCCAGAGCCAGCTTCTGGTCTTGCTGCCCTTGCTAAG GTAATCCTTTCATTGGAACATGGAGTCTGGGCTCCAAATCTTCACTACAAAACGCCAAACCCTGACATTCCTGCTCTTCAAGAAGGCCTTGTTCAAGTTGTCACGGAGCCAACCCCAGTAAAAGGTGGAATTGTTGGCATCAACTCATTTGGTTTTGGAGGCTCCAACGTGCATATCATCCTAAAACCCAATGAGAAGAAACCTTCTGGTGTGGCCTCTGTAGAAGTTCCCCGACTAGTACTTGCTTGTGGTAGGACTGAAAAAGCAGTAGAAACCATAATCCAGCAGAGTAGGGAGCCCACAGCTGACAACACATTTGTAAACTTGCTAAATGATATATCTGGGATTCCACCATCCTCAATGCCCCATCGTGGTTATACTCTGGTGAAGACAGACAGTGATATTAAGGAGATTCAACAGGCTCAGGTCTCAGGAAGACCTCTTTGGTACATTTGCTCAg GGATGGGAACACAGTGGAAGGGAATGGGACATAGTCTTATGAAACTGGATATATTTCACCAATCTATTTTGCGCTCTGATGAAGCCCTAAAGGGAACTGGGCTGAAAGTGTCTGAACTTTTGTTAAACGCTGATGACAAAACCTTTGAGGACACTCTACATGCCTTTGTTGGCCTCGCTGCTATCCAG ATTGCTCAGATCGACATGCTAAAGGCAATGAAGCTTGAACCAGATGGGATTGTTGGTCATTCAGTTGGAGAACTGGCCTGTGGTTATGCAGATAATTCTCTCAGCCACAGTGAAGCAATTCTTGCTGCTTATTGGAGGGGGCGTTGCATCAAAGAAGCCCATCTGCCTCCTGGTGGAATGGCAGCTGTTG gaCTAACATGGGCAGAATGCAAAATTCAATGTCCAGAGGGAGTGGTGCCGGCTTGCCACAATTCTGAGGATACTGTTACTATATCAGGCCCTAAG GATTCTGTACGTGAATTTGTAGCAGATCTCAAAAGCAAAGGTGTTTTTGCTAAGGAAGTGCAGAGCGCTGGGGTAGCCTTCCATTCCTATTATATGGAGGCTATTGCCCCATCCCTTCTTAGTGCCCTGAAAAAA ATAATAACACCAAAGCCACGATCTTCCCGTTGGATCAGTACATCAATCCCAGAATCTCAGTGGAACAGTGATCTTGCCAAGTTCTCCTCAGCTGACTACCATGTTAACAACTTGGTGAGCCCAGTCCTCTTCCAAGAAGGTCTGCAAATTATTCCAGAAAATGCAGTAGTGGTGGAAATCGCTCCCCATGCCCTACTCCAG GCAGTGCTGAGGAGAAGCTTGAAGCCAACCAACACAATCCTGCCTCTAATGAAGAAAGGACACAGTAACAATTTGGAATTTTTCCTTACAAACATAGGAAAAGTGTATATGAATGG AATTAACGTTGAAGCAAACAACATATTCCCCCGTGTTGAGTATCCTGCTCCTGCTGGCACCTCCCTCATCTCTCCTCTTATCATGTGGGATCACAGCCAAACATGGGATGTTCCAAAGGCAGAAGATTTCCCTGCAGGTTCAGGGGGATCAACATCAACCACAGTGTACAATATAG ATATGAACCCAGATTCTCCAGATATATTTATGAACGGACACTGCATTGATGGTCGAGTACTGTACCCAGCAACTGGTTACTTGGTTCTAGCATGGAGAACTCTAGCACGATCATTGGGTGTTGTGATGGAGCAGACCCCTGTCATATTCGAAGATGTTACAATCCACAGAGCAACAATTCTTCCAAAAACAG GCATAATCCAACTGGAGGTTCGTTTAATGCCAGCATCCAAACGTTTTGAGGTTTCAGAAAATGGAAATCTGACAGCAAGTG GTAAAATCTCTGTAATGGAGGagaatgttttaaataatttccaaAACCAGCTCATGGATTCACTGGATAAGGACGAGGACATTGATTCAGAACTGCCTCTGTCTGATAAAGATATTTACAAAGAGCTTAGACTAAGAGGCTATGACTATGGACCCAGCTTCCAGGGAATTATTGAATCTAACAGTAGAG GGGACAAAGGAAAGCTTCTATGGAATGGTAACTGGGTGACCTTCACAGACACCATGCTGCAGATGATGGTCCTTGGACTAAAGGGGCGGAGTCTGCGCTTGCCTACTAGAATTCTCTCTGTTGGCATTGATCCTACAGTACAAAAGGATCATGTGTTTCTGCACAAAGGGGATAGAGAAG CCGTCCATGTTGCTGTAAATAGCTGTTTGGATAGAATCGTAGCAGGAGGAGTTCAGATATTGGGGCTCCATGCGACCACAGCTCCTAGACGCCAGCAACAACAAACTCCACCTATACTGGAGAAATTTGTCTTCAGTCCTTACTTTGAAGAAGAATGTCTGAGTGATAACAATTACCTACATTATCAGCTACAACAGTGCTCAG GCAAAATACATGAGCTGGAGTCTAAGGTGGCCCAGCATggtttaaaactggaaattcCTGAACTCAAGGCACCAGAGCCAACAAAAGGAGTGCCAAAGGCTGATGCCTTGAATAAGGGTCTTCTTCATGTTCTTAGTGAAATATGCAACTTGGAGCTGAATGGAAACCTGCAATCTGATTTGGAGCTCATGTTAATAAAGGAAAAAGACCAGCTAAGAAATGATCCTCTTCTAAATGGGCTGCTTGACTCCCCTCAACTGAAAACCTGTCTGGATATAGTTTTAGAGAATGGCAATCCACAACAAATGAAAATTGTGGAG GCACTGGCAGAAAATGGGCGCTTGTTTTCTTATGTGCCAGCACTATTAAATACCCAGCCAATGTTGCAGTTGGACTACATTGCTACTGATTCAGCCTCAGAAGTTCTCTCATCTCTGGAGGAAAATCTGAAAGAATTTGGGGGGTCTGTAGAACAGTGGGACCCTATGGGCACAGCTCCTAGTACTTTAACCAACGCAGATCTTCTAGTGTGCAACAACTCCCTTCACCACTTGAGAAACCCACAACAAGCTTTCATCAATATGACAGCTACTGTTAAAGAAGGTGGTTTTATTTTGCTTCACACACTTCTCAAAGGCGATATGCTTGGTGAGACAATCAAATTCCTAAATACCCAAAATGCCCAACAGAAGGAGGGTCTATTATCACAG ACAGAATGGAAGGAGGTGTTTGACAGTGCTTCTCTTAACCTGGTTGCAATGAAAAAATCATTCTACAACTCCATCATTTTCCTGTGCCGCCGGCAGGTTCCAGAACAGACCCCATTGTTCTTGTCAGTTGAAGATATGACCTGCCCATGGGTTAAATCAGTACAG GAAGCTATGGCTGATTCTGGCGAGCGGACAATTTGGCTCACATCGGAGCATCAGACCAATTCTGGCATTGTAGGGATGGTTAACTGCCTGCGCCAGGAGCCAGGGGGGAAAAGAATCAG GTGTACCTTTAATGCTGATGCAGAAACTAATACCCTGTCGGAAAAGGAGAAGCAACAGCGGCTGAAAAGTGACCTGGTGATGAATGTCTACCGGGATGGAAAGTGGGGATGCTTCCGTCACATCCCCTTCCAGAAAG aTGGAATTCAGGATGAAACAGCTTTTGCCTTTGTGAATATCCTCACTCGTGGGGACCTCTCTTCTCTTAGCTGGGTAGCTTCTCCACTGCAGCACTTCCAGCCTTCCAGTCCCAGTGTTCAACTCTGCAAAGTCTACTATGCATCGCTAAACTTCAGGGACATTATGCTGGCAACCGGCAAACTGCCTCCTGATGCCATCCCAG GCGACCTGGCCCTGcagcagtgcatgctgggaatgGAGTTTTCCGGTCGTGATCCAGCTGGGAGAAGGGTTATGGGACTACTTCCAGCTAAAGGCCTTGCTACTGTGGTGGATGCTGACAAACACTTCCTATGGGATGTGCCAGAAAGCTG gtcCCTGGAAGAAGCAGCATCAGTACCTGTTGTCTACGCTACAGCTTACTATGCCCTAGTAGTGAGAGGGCGTATAAGAAAGGGAGAAAGTGTCCTCATTCATTCTGGATCTGGAGGTGTAGGTCAAGCTGCTATTGCTATTGTACTGAGTATGGGATGCCAAGTCTTCATAACAGTAG gatCTTCCCAAAAGCGTGAATATCTCCAAAACAGATTTCCAAAACTGGATGCAAATTGTTTTGCCAATTCCAGAGATACCTCTTTTGAACAGCACATACTGAATAGAACTGGCGGTAAAG GTGTCGATTTAATTTTGAACTCTTTGGCTGAGGAGAAGCTGCAGGCCAGTCTTCGCTGTCTTGCCCGCCATGGACGTTTCTTGGAAATTGGGAAATACGATCTTTCTAACAACAGCCCACTGG GAATGGCCCTTTTCTTGAAGAATGTGTCATTCCATGGAATCTTATTGGATGCCCTCTTTGAGGATCAAAATAAAGAATGGGAAGACGTGTCTGCTCTTCTAAAGGAAGGGATTAAAGAAGGCGTTGTAAAGCCATTAAAGTGTACAGTCTTTGAGCGTGATGACGTGGAGCCGGCCTTCAGATTCATGGCTCAGGGAAAGCACATAGGCAAAGTGCTAATAAAG GTACGTGATGAAGAGGTGGAGCAGCAATATGGTTCAGATATGCTTCAGATATCTGCCATCCCACGGACATCATTCCCTTCTACAAAATCTTACATCATCACCGGTGGGCTTGGTGGATTTGGTTTGGAGTTAGCTCAGTGGCTGATTGAAAGAGGTGCTAAAAACTTGGTACTCACCTCTCGCTCTGGTATACGAAATG GATACCAAGCAAAACAAATCCAGACTTGGAAGGGAATGGGCATTAAAGTCCTTGTCTCTAGCAAAGATGTGGGGTCTGTGGAAGAAACCGTGCTGTTAATAGAAGAAGCAGGACAATTAGGTCCAGTTGGTGGGATTTTTAATCTGGCAATG GTCCTGAAGGACGCAATGATTGAGAACTTAACTACCCAGTTGTTTCAAGATGTAAATAAACCAAAGTATGATGGCACTCTGAATCTAGACAG GGTTAGCCGCGAGAAATGTCCAGAGCTGGATCACTTTGTGGCATTTTCATCAGTGAGTTGTGGGAGAGGAAATGCAGGACAAAGTAATTATGGTTTTGCAAACTCAACAATGGAGCGCATATGTGAAAAGCGACGTCAGGACAACCTGCCAG GTTTGGCAGTACAGTGGGGAGCCATTGGTGATGTAGGCGTTGTCCTAGAAACAATGGGCAGTAATGATACTGTTATTGGTGGTACTTTACCCCAAAGAATTGGTTCATGCATGGACGTCCTGGACCAATTCCTGAATCAACCTCACCCTGTAATGTCCAGTTTTGTCTTAGCTGAGAAAACCCTTTCTGTGAAAAGCAAAGGCAGCAGCCAACAGGACTTGGTGGAGGCTGTGGCTCATATTTTAG GGGTCCGTGACATAAACAGCTTAAATCCTGATACCTCCCTGGCAGACCTTGGACTGGATTCGTTGATGGGTGTAGAGGTGCGGCAGACACTGGAGAGAGATTATGACATAGTGATGGCAATGAGGGAAGTCAGACAACTGACTATAAATAAGCTGCGGGAACTGTCCTCAAAGCCTAGCAATATGGAAG ATGCAAAGACCACCCAGAAGTCATCTGTCCCACCTGAGCTTTCCATTCTGGACCTGACCAACCTACTTGTGAACCCTGATGCTTCCACAACTACAAAACTTAACAATGTGGAAAGTGCTGAGCGCCCCCTGTTCTTGGTACACCCCATAGAGGGATCGATTGCAGCCTTTCACAGCCTGGCTTCCAAACTTACCATCCCTTGCTATGGTCTGCAGTGTACTAGAG CTGCTCCCTTGGACAGCATTTATAGTCTGGCATCTTACTATAACCAATGCATAAAGCAGATCCAGCCTGAAGGACCCTATTTGATTGCTGGTTATTCATTTGGTGCCTGTGTAGCCTTTGAGATGTGCTCTCAGCTGCAGGCTCAGCGGGAAGTCTCACAAGCTCCAGACAGCCTCTTCCTGTTTGATGGATCACATTCTTATGTTGCTGCCTACACTCAG AGTTACCGTGCCAAGTTAACGCCTGGCAGTGAAGCTGAGGCTGAAACAGAAGCACTGTGCGCATTTATCCAGCAATTTACTGGCATGGAATACAATAAG CTAGTGGAAGCATTACTTCCGCTGAAGGATTTGGAGACCAGAGTCATCGCTGCTGTCAACCTCATAATCCAGAGCCACAAAGACATCAGTCAGGAAGCTTTGCAGTTTGCTGCCTCTTCATTCTTCTACAAGCTAAAAGCGGCAGATCAGTATattcccaaaaataaatatatggggAATGTAACACTGTTGCGAGCAAAGACACGGACTGAGTATGGAGAAGGACTTGGTATCGATTACAAATTATCAGAG GTCTGTGATGGAAAAGTGTCCGTTCATGTGATAGAAGGAGATCATCGCACCTTTCTGGAAGGAACAGGAGTTGATTCGATCATTGGAATCATACACAGTTCTTTAGCGGAGCCTCGTGTCGGTGTCAGGGAAGGTTAA